In Gadus morhua chromosome 2, gadMor3.0, whole genome shotgun sequence, a single window of DNA contains:
- the kat8 gene encoding histone acetyltransferase KAT8 yields the protein MPGGAATALHNLYKNCNVKSSDNTMDDDLESAHSERDRRDSESGIAAACSSNGSGGEEYETEAVHRSRESGGSSSQHTPEGAMLGCGREQDATVEIGGTYLCQRADKTWHSAEVIQSRTNDVEGREEFYVHYVGFNRRLDEWVGKSRLALTKTVKDAVRKSTELGSIGDLVDQPERKITRNQKRKHDEINHVQKTYAEMDPTTAALEKEHEAITKVKYVDKIQIGNFEIDAWYFSPFPEDYGKQPKLWICEYCLKYMKYEKTFRYHLSHCQWKQPQGKEIYRRSNISVFEVDGRDHKIYCQNLCLLAKLFLDHKTLYFDVEPFIFYILTEVNRHGAHIVGYFSKEKESPDGNNVACILTLPPYQRRGYGKFLIAFSYELSKIESTVGSPEKPLSDLGKLSYRSYWSWVLLEILRDFRGTLSIKDLSQMTSITQGDIISTLQSLNMVKYWKGQHVICVTPKLVEEHLKSAQYKKPPITVDNMCLKWAPPKHKQAKLSKK from the exons ATGCCTGGCGGGGCGGCCACCGCGTTACATAACCTGTACAAAAACTGTAACGTCAAGAGCTCCGACAACACAATGGACGACGACCTGGAGTCGGCGCACTCGGAGCGGGACAGGAGGGACTCCGAGTCGGGGATAGCGGCCGCCTGCTCCTCCAACGGCAGCGGCGGGGAGGAGTACGAGACGGAGGCCGTGCACCGGTCCAGAGAGTCCGGGGGCTCGAGTAGCCAGCACACCCCGGAGGGCGCCATGCTGGGCTGCGGCCGGGAGCAGGACGCCACGGTGGAGATCGGAGGGACTTATCTGTGCCAGCGGGCTGACAAGACCTGGC ATTCGGCGGAAGTTATCCAGTCCCGGACGAACGACGTAGAGGGAAGGGAAGAGTTTTATGTACACTACGTGGGCT TCAACAGACGCTTGGACGAGTGGGTGGGGAAGTCACGTCTGGCGCTGACCAAGACCGTCAAAGATGCAGTCAGAAAGAGCACAGAGTTGGGAAGCATCGGGGATCTCGTGGACCAGCCAGAAAGAAAGATCACCCGCAACCAGAAGCGCAAACATGACGAAATTAACCATGTACAGAAG ACGTATGCGGAGATGGACCCTACAACGGCCGCCTTGGAGAAGGAGCACGAGGCG ATCACCAAGGTGAAATACGTGGACAAGATCCAGATCGGCAATTTCGAGATCGACGCCTGGTACTTCTCACCCTTCCCCGAGGACTACGGCAAGCAGCCCAAGCTGTGGATCTGCGAGTACTGCCTGAAGTACATGAAGTACGAGAAGACCTTCCGGTACCACCTG TCCCACTGTCAGTGGAAGCAGCCTCAGGGAAAGGAGATCTACAGAAGGAGCAATATCTCTGTGTTTGAGGTGGACGGGCGAGACCACAAG atCTACTGTCAGAACCTGTGTCTACTGGCCAAGCTGTTCCTGGACCACAAGACGCTGTACTTTGACGTGGAGCCCTTCATATTCTACATCCTAACAGAGGTCAACCGACACGGGGCTCACATAGTGGGCTACTTCTCCAAG GAGAAGGAATCCCCCGACGGGAACAACGTGGCGTGTATCCTCACCCTGCCGCCCTACCAGCGTCGGGGCTACGGGAAGTTCCTCATAGCCTTCA GCTACGAGCTGTCCAAGATCGAGAGTACGGTGGGCTCCCCGGAGAAGCCCCTGTCGGACCTGGGCAAGCTGAGCTACCGCAGCTACTGGTCCTGGGTCCTCCTGGAGATCCTCCGGGACTTCAGGGGGACGTTGTCCATCAAAGACCTCAG cCAGATGACCAGCATCACGCAGGGTGACATCATCAGCACGCTGCAGTCGCTCAACATGGTGAAGTACTGGAAGGGCCAACATGTCATCTGTGTCACCCCCAAGCTGGTGGAAGAGCACCTCAAGAGCGCCCAGTACAAGAAGCCCCCcatcacag TGGACAACATGTGTCTGAAGTGGGCCCCGCCCAAGCACAAACAAGCCAAGCTGTCCAAGAAGTGA
- the rnf25 gene encoding E3 ubiquitin-protein ligase RNF25 isoform X1 — translation MAAEYDVQSEIEVLQSIYLDELQVTSTNDGSQEVSLVLYPSTAEDSVSQFVRLTLKLTLDQQYPSSPPSISIHNPRGLSDDMLSSVLSCLQAEAESCLGSPVLYQLIEKAKEILTESNIPHGNCVICLYGFKESEAFTKTSCYHYFHSHCLGRYVTHSEEEVRQRQKEQEQDKTQHRAERQGLMVVCPVCREPLTYDAGQLLSSPAPLFPQQEGAAMGTDFVQKWRELQELLERQRAKGGIIDPDVESNRFLIHINEVPSEGVNGDQDAVIPPDFAAAVPAEDVRIPGDQARGAPWPCRGGPGHRRHGPFRGPRRGGRGRPHPPPGRPSPPTEGLDKLHLPSDGGAHPLPSAQGPLRPRPRGPPKGADAEPAPAKTDKEDPADREHREPPDSADKPPLRQPTPGDPDPPAADGEPDGGPDKRGRRRGHRPGQWHERPERHARGTNQWDPQGGWHPRWEGRGSGCRGGGPRRGPSRGSSHQKVQERDAGWEEVL, via the exons ATGGCTGCAGAGTACGA TGTGCAGTCTGAGATCGAGGTGCTCCAGTCCATCTACCTGGACGAGTTACAGGTCACCAGTACTAATGATGG CAGCCAGGAGGTGAGCCTGGTCCTCTACCCCTCCACAGCCGAGGACTCTGTCTCCCAGTTTGTCCGCCTCACTCTGAAACTGACTCTCGACCAGCAG TACCCCTCGTCCCCGCCCTCCATCTCTATCCATAACCCTCGGGGACTCTCTGACGACATGCTCAGCAG TGTCCTCAGTTGCCTCCAAGCTGAAGCAGAGTCCTGTTTGGGGTCCCCGGTGTTGTATCAGCTCATAGAG AAAGCGAAAGAGATTCTGACTGAAAGCAATATTCCTCATGGGAACTGTGTCATCTGCCTGTATGGCTTCAAG GAGAGCGAGGCGTTCACCAAGACCAGCTGCTACCACTACTTCCACTCCCACTGCCTGGGCCGCTACGTCACCCACTCGGAGGAGGAGGTCCGCCAGCGGcagaaggagcaggagcaggacaAGACGCAGCATCGAGCGGAACGACAG GGGCTGATGGTCGTCTGCCCTGTGTGCAGAGAGCCCTTGACGTACGACGCTGGCCAGCTGCTGTCCTCGCCTGCACCCCTCTTTCCCCAG CAGGAGGGAGCCGCGATGGGGACGGACTTCGTCCAGAAGTGGCGTGAGCTGCAGGAGCTTCTGGAGAGGCAGAGGGCCAAGGGAGGCATCATCGACCCCGACGTGGAGTCCAACCGGTTCCTCATCCACATCAACGAG GTGCCTTCTGAAGGGGTAAACGGTGACCAGGATGCAGTCATCCCTCCGGACTTCGCCGCCGCCGTACCCGCCGAGGATGTCCGTATCCCGGGTGACCAGGCGCGCGGGGCCCCGTGGCCCTGCAGAGGGGGACCGGGTCATCGGCGCCACGGGCCGTTCAGGGGGCCCCGGAGAGGAGGCCGGGGAaggcctcaccccccccccgggagacCCTCGCCCCCGACCGAAGGCCTCGACAagctccatctcccctccgACGGCGgcgcccaccccctcccctctgcccagGGGCCACTCCGACCCAGGCCCCGTGGCCCGCCGAAGGGGGCCGACGCGGAGCCGGCTCCCGCAAAGACCGACAAGGAAGACCCAGCCGACCGCGAGCACCGAGAGCCTCCGGACTCCGCCGACAAACCGCCGCTGAGGCAGCCGACCCCGGGGGACCCGGACCCCCCAGCGGCCGACGGAGAGCCGGACGGCGGCCCGGACAAACGGGGACGGAGGAGGGGCCACCGGCCGGGCCAATGGCACGAGAGGCCCGAGAGGCACGCCAGGGGAACGAACCAATGGGACCCGCAGGGGGGGTGGCATCCTCgctgggaggggcggggctccgggtgcagggggggagggCCCCGCCGGGGCCCCAGTagaggctcctcccaccagaaGGTGCAGGAGAGAGACGCTGGGTGGGAGGAGGTGCTATGA
- the si:dkey-16l2.17 gene encoding serine protease 33 gives MNTFLVVLVATGLRSCLSQVCGRGPPENRIVGGSDAEEGAWPWQVDIQQGANGHVCGGSLIAADWVLSAAHCFPTPSDVSEYRLYVGRYQLNGFNQFETVRRVSRVLVASGYESPERGSDLALVQLDGPVEWSEYVRPVCLPDTGVRFPGGRPCYVTGWGHIRQGVSLPGVGTLQEVMVPIIDQTSCRTMFSVDADGTDVVDILSDMICAGYQEGGKDSCQGDSGGPLVCPMGNDTWIQAGVVSFGLGCAEPNRPGVYAKVSAFADFIRATVPEVQLIAAGWRSTAALALVLAPSLACLLLS, from the exons ATGAACACGTTCCTCGTTGTTTTGGTGGCAACAG GTCTGAGGTCATGCCTCTCTCAAG TGTGTGGCCGAGGCCCCCCGGAGAACCGCATCGTGGGAGGAAGTGATgcggaggagggggcgtggccgtggCAGGTGGACATCCAGCAGGGGGCCAACGGACACGTATGTGGGGGCTCGCTCATCGCCGCCGACTGGGTGCTCTCGGCCGCCCACTGCTTCCCAAC TCCGTCGGACGTGTCGGAGTACCGGCTGTACGTGGGCCGGTACCAGCTCAACGGCTTCAACCAGTTCGAGACGGTGCGGCGGGTGTCGCGCGTGCTGGTGGCGTCGGGCTACGAGAGCCCCGAGAGGGGCAGCGACCTGGCCCTGGTGCAGCTGGACGGGCCGGTGGAGTGGAGCGAGTACGTGAGGCCCGTGTGCCTGCCGGACACCGGGGTGCGCTTCCCCGGGGGCCGCCCCTGCTACGTCACCGGCTGGGGCCACATCCGGCAAGGAG TTAGTCTGCCGGGGGTTGGGACTCTGCAGGAAGTGATGGTGCCAATTATAGATCAGACTTCCTGCCGCACGATGTTCAGCGTAGACGCTGATGGCACCGACGTCGTGGACATCCTATCGGACATGATCTGCGCTGGCTACCAGGAGGGCGGCAAGGACTCCTGTCAG GGGGACTCGGGAGGTCCGCTGGTCTGTCCCATGGGCAACGACACCTGGATCCAGGCGGGGGTGGTGAGCTTCGGCCTGGGCTGCGCCGAGCCCAACCGCCCCGGCGTCTACGCCAAGGTGTCCGCGTTCGCCGACTTCATCCGGGCCACCGTCCCGGAGGTCCAGTTGATCGCCGCGGGCTGGAGGAGCACCGCGGCGCTGGCTCTGGTCCTCGCTCCCAGCCTGGCCTGCCTGCTGCTGAGCTGA
- the rnf25 gene encoding E3 ubiquitin-protein ligase RNF25 isoform X2 translates to MAAEYDVQSEIEVLQSIYLDELQVTSTNDGQEVSLVLYPSTAEDSVSQFVRLTLKLTLDQQYPSSPPSISIHNPRGLSDDMLSSVLSCLQAEAESCLGSPVLYQLIEKAKEILTESNIPHGNCVICLYGFKESEAFTKTSCYHYFHSHCLGRYVTHSEEEVRQRQKEQEQDKTQHRAERQGLMVVCPVCREPLTYDAGQLLSSPAPLFPQQEGAAMGTDFVQKWRELQELLERQRAKGGIIDPDVESNRFLIHINEVPSEGVNGDQDAVIPPDFAAAVPAEDVRIPGDQARGAPWPCRGGPGHRRHGPFRGPRRGGRGRPHPPPGRPSPPTEGLDKLHLPSDGGAHPLPSAQGPLRPRPRGPPKGADAEPAPAKTDKEDPADREHREPPDSADKPPLRQPTPGDPDPPAADGEPDGGPDKRGRRRGHRPGQWHERPERHARGTNQWDPQGGWHPRWEGRGSGCRGGGPRRGPSRGSSHQKVQERDAGWEEVL, encoded by the exons ATGGCTGCAGAGTACGA TGTGCAGTCTGAGATCGAGGTGCTCCAGTCCATCTACCTGGACGAGTTACAGGTCACCAGTACTAATGATGG CCAGGAGGTGAGCCTGGTCCTCTACCCCTCCACAGCCGAGGACTCTGTCTCCCAGTTTGTCCGCCTCACTCTGAAACTGACTCTCGACCAGCAG TACCCCTCGTCCCCGCCCTCCATCTCTATCCATAACCCTCGGGGACTCTCTGACGACATGCTCAGCAG TGTCCTCAGTTGCCTCCAAGCTGAAGCAGAGTCCTGTTTGGGGTCCCCGGTGTTGTATCAGCTCATAGAG AAAGCGAAAGAGATTCTGACTGAAAGCAATATTCCTCATGGGAACTGTGTCATCTGCCTGTATGGCTTCAAG GAGAGCGAGGCGTTCACCAAGACCAGCTGCTACCACTACTTCCACTCCCACTGCCTGGGCCGCTACGTCACCCACTCGGAGGAGGAGGTCCGCCAGCGGcagaaggagcaggagcaggacaAGACGCAGCATCGAGCGGAACGACAG GGGCTGATGGTCGTCTGCCCTGTGTGCAGAGAGCCCTTGACGTACGACGCTGGCCAGCTGCTGTCCTCGCCTGCACCCCTCTTTCCCCAG CAGGAGGGAGCCGCGATGGGGACGGACTTCGTCCAGAAGTGGCGTGAGCTGCAGGAGCTTCTGGAGAGGCAGAGGGCCAAGGGAGGCATCATCGACCCCGACGTGGAGTCCAACCGGTTCCTCATCCACATCAACGAG GTGCCTTCTGAAGGGGTAAACGGTGACCAGGATGCAGTCATCCCTCCGGACTTCGCCGCCGCCGTACCCGCCGAGGATGTCCGTATCCCGGGTGACCAGGCGCGCGGGGCCCCGTGGCCCTGCAGAGGGGGACCGGGTCATCGGCGCCACGGGCCGTTCAGGGGGCCCCGGAGAGGAGGCCGGGGAaggcctcaccccccccccgggagacCCTCGCCCCCGACCGAAGGCCTCGACAagctccatctcccctccgACGGCGgcgcccaccccctcccctctgcccagGGGCCACTCCGACCCAGGCCCCGTGGCCCGCCGAAGGGGGCCGACGCGGAGCCGGCTCCCGCAAAGACCGACAAGGAAGACCCAGCCGACCGCGAGCACCGAGAGCCTCCGGACTCCGCCGACAAACCGCCGCTGAGGCAGCCGACCCCGGGGGACCCGGACCCCCCAGCGGCCGACGGAGAGCCGGACGGCGGCCCGGACAAACGGGGACGGAGGAGGGGCCACCGGCCGGGCCAATGGCACGAGAGGCCCGAGAGGCACGCCAGGGGAACGAACCAATGGGACCCGCAGGGGGGGTGGCATCCTCgctgggaggggcggggctccgggtgcagggggggagggCCCCGCCGGGGCCCCAGTagaggctcctcccaccagaaGGTGCAGGAGAGAGACGCTGGGTGGGAGGAGGTGCTATGA
- the rnf25 gene encoding E3 ubiquitin-protein ligase RNF25 isoform X3 has product MAAEYDVQSEIEVLQSIYLDELQVTSTNDGSQEVSLVLYPSTAEDSVSQFVRLTLKLTLDQQYPSSPPSISIHNPRGLSDDMLSSVLSCLQAEAESCLGSPVLYQLIEKAKEILTESNIPHGNCVICLYGFKESEAFTKTSCYHYFHSHCLGRYVTHSEEEVRQRQKEQEQDKTQHRAERQGLMVVCPVCREPLTYDAGQLLSSPAPLFPQEGAAMGTDFVQKWRELQELLERQRAKGGIIDPDVESNRFLIHINEVPSEGVNGDQDAVIPPDFAAAVPAEDVRIPGDQARGAPWPCRGGPGHRRHGPFRGPRRGGRGRPHPPPGRPSPPTEGLDKLHLPSDGGAHPLPSAQGPLRPRPRGPPKGADAEPAPAKTDKEDPADREHREPPDSADKPPLRQPTPGDPDPPAADGEPDGGPDKRGRRRGHRPGQWHERPERHARGTNQWDPQGGWHPRWEGRGSGCRGGGPRRGPSRGSSHQKVQERDAGWEEVL; this is encoded by the exons ATGGCTGCAGAGTACGA TGTGCAGTCTGAGATCGAGGTGCTCCAGTCCATCTACCTGGACGAGTTACAGGTCACCAGTACTAATGATGG CAGCCAGGAGGTGAGCCTGGTCCTCTACCCCTCCACAGCCGAGGACTCTGTCTCCCAGTTTGTCCGCCTCACTCTGAAACTGACTCTCGACCAGCAG TACCCCTCGTCCCCGCCCTCCATCTCTATCCATAACCCTCGGGGACTCTCTGACGACATGCTCAGCAG TGTCCTCAGTTGCCTCCAAGCTGAAGCAGAGTCCTGTTTGGGGTCCCCGGTGTTGTATCAGCTCATAGAG AAAGCGAAAGAGATTCTGACTGAAAGCAATATTCCTCATGGGAACTGTGTCATCTGCCTGTATGGCTTCAAG GAGAGCGAGGCGTTCACCAAGACCAGCTGCTACCACTACTTCCACTCCCACTGCCTGGGCCGCTACGTCACCCACTCGGAGGAGGAGGTCCGCCAGCGGcagaaggagcaggagcaggacaAGACGCAGCATCGAGCGGAACGACAG GGGCTGATGGTCGTCTGCCCTGTGTGCAGAGAGCCCTTGACGTACGACGCTGGCCAGCTGCTGTCCTCGCCTGCACCCCTCTTTCCCCAG GAGGGAGCCGCGATGGGGACGGACTTCGTCCAGAAGTGGCGTGAGCTGCAGGAGCTTCTGGAGAGGCAGAGGGCCAAGGGAGGCATCATCGACCCCGACGTGGAGTCCAACCGGTTCCTCATCCACATCAACGAG GTGCCTTCTGAAGGGGTAAACGGTGACCAGGATGCAGTCATCCCTCCGGACTTCGCCGCCGCCGTACCCGCCGAGGATGTCCGTATCCCGGGTGACCAGGCGCGCGGGGCCCCGTGGCCCTGCAGAGGGGGACCGGGTCATCGGCGCCACGGGCCGTTCAGGGGGCCCCGGAGAGGAGGCCGGGGAaggcctcaccccccccccgggagacCCTCGCCCCCGACCGAAGGCCTCGACAagctccatctcccctccgACGGCGgcgcccaccccctcccctctgcccagGGGCCACTCCGACCCAGGCCCCGTGGCCCGCCGAAGGGGGCCGACGCGGAGCCGGCTCCCGCAAAGACCGACAAGGAAGACCCAGCCGACCGCGAGCACCGAGAGCCTCCGGACTCCGCCGACAAACCGCCGCTGAGGCAGCCGACCCCGGGGGACCCGGACCCCCCAGCGGCCGACGGAGAGCCGGACGGCGGCCCGGACAAACGGGGACGGAGGAGGGGCCACCGGCCGGGCCAATGGCACGAGAGGCCCGAGAGGCACGCCAGGGGAACGAACCAATGGGACCCGCAGGGGGGGTGGCATCCTCgctgggaggggcggggctccgggtgcagggggggagggCCCCGCCGGGGCCCCAGTagaggctcctcccaccagaaGGTGCAGGAGAGAGACGCTGGGTGGGAGGAGGTGCTATGA